The Paenibacillus sp. FSL H7-0357 nucleotide sequence CGTTCTTAATTAAGAATTTTTACCACTCCGCTGTTAACTTTATCATATCAAACCGGGAAAGACTTTGACAATCATTGACCAAGATGTTCATCAATTTGACAATTACGTGAAAATATTTATTTCCTCCTCCCTAAATAACTGGACGCAAAATTGGGTAGTTATTAATAGAGAACTTCCGTACAAAGGAGATCTGACCAATGGATACTGCTACACATTTTGTTATGGGCCTGGGACTGGCCGGCCTTTCCTTCGTTGATCCCGCCGTCGCCTCCCATGGAACACTGGCCGGGGCTGTCATGGTAGCCACTGTACTGGCCTCGCAAGCACCGGATGCCGATACTGCGTTGCGTCTCAAGGACAATGCGCTTTATATCCGCAATCACCGGGGAATCACCCATTCCCTGCCATTCCTGCTGCTGTGGCCGGCTTTGATCACACTGGTGATCGGACCGCTATTCGGATTTACCGATGTACCTTCTCTTAGCCATATTGCTCTGTGGAGCTTCATCGGCGTAGCCGTTCATGTATTCTCCGATTTGTTCAACACGTATGGGACACAGGCCGCGCGTCCCTTCACAGAGAAATGGATTGCCTGGAATATTATCCACATCTTTGATCCGTTTATATTCGGCAGCCATGTAGCGGCAATTATTCTCTGGATCAGCGGGATGATTCCACCGGCACCTTTATTTATCACCCTGTATGCCAGTATCGTGATTTATTATATTTGGCGGACCCTCGTGCATGCCCGGATTACGCGCAATATCAAGAACAAAGATATGCATCATAATGCCGGCGACCGTTATTATGTCATCCCCACGATCTCGCCATCACGCTGGAATGTGGTCAAAGCCAAACCGGACGGCAGCTATAACGTCGGATTGCTGAGCGGCGGGCGGCTGGAATGGTTCAAACATGCGGTGTGCTCCACCCACCCCGCTGTAGAACATTCCAAATCCCATCCGGACATTCAGGCATTTCTTTATTTCACCTCATATGCTGTAGCCGAGGTCGAGGAATTGCCCTCCGGTTATATTGTACGCTGGGGCGATGTGCGTTATTTACACCGCAAGCAATTCCCTTTCGTAGCGGTGCTTGTAATGGATAACCAATATCATCCGCTCAACACTTATGTAGGCTGGCTCAGCAGCGAGAAACTGGATGAACGGTTCGCCATTGATCCGGGCTCCGTAAAGCTGTAGTCAATAGCAGAAGGCGTCCGGTTTCCGGACGCCTTCTTTGCTCTGCCATGAATTACCGCTCTTGACGCCTGTCGCAACATAAGGCACAATCACCATAAAGCGTTTTCAATGAATTTTAGATGTTTATTAAGCATCATTTATTACTGCATATTATATAGTTCCTTATATTACAAAAAAACTCCGCAGCACATAAGCGCTGCGGGATCA carries:
- a CDS encoding metal-dependent hydrolase, whose protein sequence is MDTATHFVMGLGLAGLSFVDPAVASHGTLAGAVMVATVLASQAPDADTALRLKDNALYIRNHRGITHSLPFLLLWPALITLVIGPLFGFTDVPSLSHIALWSFIGVAVHVFSDLFNTYGTQAARPFTEKWIAWNIIHIFDPFIFGSHVAAIILWISGMIPPAPLFITLYASIVIYYIWRTLVHARITRNIKNKDMHHNAGDRYYVIPTISPSRWNVVKAKPDGSYNVGLLSGGRLEWFKHAVCSTHPAVEHSKSHPDIQAFLYFTSYAVAEVEELPSGYIVRWGDVRYLHRKQFPFVAVLVMDNQYHPLNTYVGWLSSEKLDERFAIDPGSVKL